One region of Phragmites australis chromosome 18, lpPhrAust1.1, whole genome shotgun sequence genomic DNA includes:
- the LOC133899520 gene encoding putative receptor-like protein kinase At1g80870, with translation MPSRLLQQTFPPPAPPPPPPPLPANNQHHRQALLAATVASAAAAIALLFLLVLLLLLRRRRRRHPTLPFSPPPAPARPLRRYSRRALRRATGGFHPSRLLGRGAASPVYLATFPDASLAAVKTCASPHELHLLALLPDSPRLVSLLGYSSGSGVAGAEHPLLLVFEYVPNGSLQGALFGGDAAGRDGRFLDWPKRLAVIRDVARALAFLHAECHPPVVHGDLKPSNVLLNADFRAKLADFGLARLKTPDAVATSGAAGDDFMSQELGEAGDHLSTTTSAAGGAKTDVKDESGPARAWGKEWWWKQDGSGELDSRDYVAEWIGSQICPERNPDWADENDGNTNDQKTSPSGMDERAVSDSPEDKKNANCNSNADGAAFGHAGEKKEATKMREWWKEEFFEEMSKKGGSFDKRRGSGKPWLRSISMNTGHGNANANGDSNVEPSGLDLSFRRSRKRNRGRGRSVGSDIQSGDFLSRDLSSTTSMRGTVCYVAPECGGGPCEHGTDLLEKADVYSFGVLVLVILSGRRPLHILSSPMKLEKANLVSWCRQLARAGNVLELMDERLDGGYDKDQATLCVQLALLCLQRQPEHRPDSTDIVKILDGEMELPPAPVEFSPSPRVRPFPRSSRRAPQPDAAE, from the coding sequence ATGCCTTCCCGCCTTCTCCAGCAGACATTCCCGccaccagcgccgccgccgccgccgcctcccctaCCCGCCAATAACCAGCATCACCGCCAAGCCCTCCTCGCGGCCACCGtcgcctccgccgcggccgcgaTAGCCCTTCTATTCttgctcgtcctcctcctcctcctccgccggcggcggcgccggcaccCCACGCTCCCGTTCTCCCCGCCGCCTGCCCCCGCGCGCCCGCTCCGACGCTACTCCCGCCGCGCGCTCCGCCGCGCCACGGGCGGGTTCCACCCGTCCCGGCTCCTCGGCCGCGGCGCCGCCTCACCGGTCTACCTGGCCACCTTCCCCGACGcctccctcgccgccgtcaAAACCTGTGCGTCGCCGCACGAGCTCCACCTCCTCGCGTTGCTGCCCGACTCCCCGCGCCTCGTCTCCCTCCTCGGCTACTCGTCCGGCTCCGGCGTCGCCGGCGCCGAGCACCCGCTCCTCCTCGTCTTCGAGTACGTGCCCAACGGCTCCCTCCAGGGCGCGCTCTTCGGCGGAGATGCCGCCGGCCGCGACGGGCGGTTCCTGGATTGGCCAAAGCGGCTCGCCGTCATCCGCGACGTGGCACGCGCGCTCGCGTTCCTCCACGCCGAGTGCCACCCCCCGGTCGTGCACGGCGACCTCAAGCCCAGCAACGTCCTCCTCAACGCCGACTTCCGCGCCAAGCTCGCCGACTTCGGCCTGGCGCGCCTCAAGACTCCCGATGCTGTCGCCACGTCCGGCGCCGCCGGGGACGacttcatgagccaagaactcGGCGAGGCCGGGGACcacctctccaccaccacctccgcaGCCGGCGGCGCCAAAACGGATGTCAAGGACGAGTCTGGTCCAGCTCGTGCGTGGGGGAAGGAGTGGTGGTGGAAACAGGATGGCAGCGGCGAGCTTGACTCGAGGGATTACGTCGCCGAGTGGATCGGCAGCCAAATCTGCccggagaggaacccggattgGGCTGACGAGAACGACGGCAACACTAACGATCAGAAAACATCACCATCGGGCATGGACGAACGCGCTGTGTCAGACTCACCGGAGGACAAGAAGAACGCCAACTGCAACAGCAATGCCGACGGCGCTGCGTTTGGCCACGCCGGCGAAAAGAAGGAAGCAACCAAGATGAGAGAGTGGTGGAAAGAGGAGTTCTTTGAGGAGATGAGCAAGAAGGGCGGTAGCTTCGACAAACGGCGCGGCAGCGGCAAACCGTGGCTCCGGTCGATCAGCATGAATACCGGCCACGGCAACGCCAACGCCAACGGCGACAGCAATGTTGAGCCGAGCGGTCTTGACCTTAGCTTCCGGAGGAGCCGGAAAAGGAACCGGGGGCGGGGCCGGTCAGTGGGCAGTGACATCCAAAGCGGTGACTTCCTCAGCCGGGATCTGAGCAGCACGACGAGCATGCGGGGCACGGTGTGCTACGTCGCACCGGAATGCGGCGGCGGGCCTTGCGAGCACGGCACCGACCTTCTGGAGAAGGCTGACGTGTACAGCTTTGGCGTGCTCGTTCTGGTGATCCTGTCGGGCCGGCGGCCGCTGCACATCCTCTCGTCGCCGATGAAGCTGGAGAAAGCGAACCTGGTGAGCTGGTGCCGGCAGCTCGCGCGCGCCGGCAACGTGCTCGAGCTCATGGACGAGAGGCTGGACGGCGGCTACGACAAGGACCAGGCCACGCTGTGCGTGCAGCTCGCGTTGCTCTGCCTGCAGCGGCAGCCGGAGCACCGGCCGGACAGCACGGACATCGTCAAGATCCTCGACGGCGAGATGGAGCTGCCGCCCGCGCCGGTGGAGTTCTCGCCGTCGCCCCGCGTGCGGCCGTTCCCGCGGTCGTCGCGCCGGGCGCCGCAGCCTGATGCCGCCGAGTGA